The following proteins are co-located in the Gordonia polyisoprenivorans genome:
- a CDS encoding DUF3817 domain-containing protein, with protein sequence MERMRQFFDLSTPAKRFRFVAVLEAITWAALLVAMFFKWVLGHDEAVQIPGMTHGIVFMAFVVISLLTAFSLRWSVKVTGLALLSSIPPFGTLVFEWWARRNGHLAELSVSESESTSNAAAAA encoded by the coding sequence ATGGAGCGCATGAGGCAATTCTTCGACCTGTCCACGCCCGCCAAACGATTCCGCTTCGTCGCCGTGCTCGAAGCCATCACGTGGGCGGCGCTGCTCGTCGCGATGTTCTTCAAGTGGGTGCTCGGCCACGACGAGGCCGTGCAGATCCCCGGCATGACGCACGGGATCGTGTTCATGGCGTTCGTGGTGATCTCGCTGCTCACCGCGTTCTCCCTGCGCTGGAGCGTCAAGGTCACCGGGCTGGCCCTGCTCTCGAGCATCCCCCCGTTCGGGACGCTGGTCTTCGAGTGGTGGGCCCGGCGCAACGGACACCTCGCCGAACTGTCGGTGTCGGAGTCGGAGTCGACGAGCAACGCAGCGGCCGCTGCTTGA
- a CDS encoding MFS transporter encodes MTDTVRSAVPGHLGRSRAAVAAVFCLNGFLAALWVAHIPVITERTGTSHELLGAMLLLVGASAFVGMQVCGHLIDRVGSRPTTIAAAVVLCPVMLGPVLATGPVGLACALALFGFTNGSLDVSMNAQAVVVERIYRRPIMSAFHGFFSVGGLLGSGAVALGLWLRWPVVATVAVLAGIGLVVVAVAARGIVARGDSVAAPRDVGSDAGTGSPEPSVPASPDGPRARWWREVDLRRLSVMAALAFVLMLAEGTSYDWSALHIVETFGTREAVGAIAFASFSAAMMIARFVVDPIAARVGPVSVVRGGAVIGAVGMVIALVPSTPTTGSAIVAIIGWTVFGIGLAGLIPQIFTAAGNLTEHSSGRAISMVVGCGYLGMLAGPAIVGVISGHSSLRLGLTPVLVALAFAVAAAGVVAPPDRRERTSRA; translated from the coding sequence TTGACCGACACCGTGCGGTCGGCGGTGCCCGGGCATCTGGGTCGGTCCCGCGCCGCCGTGGCCGCTGTGTTCTGCCTCAACGGTTTCCTGGCCGCTCTCTGGGTGGCCCACATCCCGGTCATCACCGAACGCACCGGCACCTCGCACGAATTGTTGGGCGCGATGCTGCTGCTCGTGGGTGCGTCGGCGTTCGTCGGGATGCAGGTCTGCGGGCATCTGATCGACCGGGTGGGTTCGCGACCCACCACGATCGCCGCAGCGGTGGTGCTGTGCCCGGTGATGCTGGGTCCGGTCCTGGCCACCGGCCCGGTCGGCCTCGCGTGCGCGCTCGCCCTCTTCGGATTCACCAACGGTTCCCTCGACGTGTCGATGAACGCGCAGGCCGTCGTCGTCGAACGGATCTATCGGCGCCCGATCATGTCGGCGTTCCACGGCTTCTTCTCCGTCGGTGGACTTCTCGGTTCCGGTGCGGTGGCCCTGGGACTGTGGCTGCGATGGCCGGTGGTGGCGACGGTGGCGGTGCTCGCCGGCATCGGACTGGTCGTGGTGGCGGTCGCGGCGCGTGGGATCGTCGCCCGGGGTGACTCGGTGGCGGCGCCGCGCGATGTCGGCAGTGACGCCGGCACGGGGTCGCCCGAACCAAGTGTCCCGGCCTCGCCGGATGGCCCACGCGCCCGGTGGTGGCGTGAGGTGGACCTGCGACGCCTGTCGGTGATGGCGGCGTTGGCGTTCGTGCTGATGCTCGCCGAGGGCACGTCGTATGACTGGAGTGCGTTGCACATCGTCGAGACCTTCGGGACCCGTGAGGCCGTCGGCGCCATCGCCTTCGCGAGTTTCAGCGCGGCGATGATGATCGCCCGGTTCGTCGTCGACCCCATCGCGGCACGCGTGGGGCCGGTATCGGTGGTCCGCGGGGGTGCGGTCATCGGTGCCGTCGGGATGGTCATCGCGCTCGTCCCGTCGACACCGACCACCGGCTCGGCGATCGTCGCGATCATCGGATGGACGGTGTTCGGCATCGGACTGGCCGGGCTCATCCCGCAGATCTTCACCGCGGCGGGCAATCTCACCGAGCACTCGAGCGGGCGGGCGATCTCGATGGTGGTGGGCTGCGGCTACCTCGGCATGCTCGCCGGGCCGGCGATCGTCGGCGTCATCAGCGGCCACTCGAGTCTGCGTCTCGGTCTCACACCGGTGTTGGTCGCCCTCGCGTTCGCGGTCGCTGCCGCCGGGGTGGTCGCCCCGCCCGACAGGCGTGAGCGCACCTCACGCGCGTGA
- a CDS encoding ABC transporter permease — MATHFAADTTALLGRTLRHVTRSPDTIITTAVMPIAFLLLFVYVLGGAIQTGSGSYIDYLLPGILLITVASGISYTAFRLYSDMAGGMVERFQSMPIARSATLWAHVLTSLLANMVAVAIVVLVAVAMGFRSSAGVLGWLAVAGILVVVTLALTWVAVIPGLTAKSVDGASAFSYPLIFLPFISSAFVPTASMPGPVRAFAEHQPVTAIVNSIRALFAGQPVGGDLWIALGWCVGILVIAYIAAMVVYRRKVS, encoded by the coding sequence GCGGCATGTGACGCGCAGTCCGGACACGATCATCACCACCGCGGTCATGCCGATCGCCTTCCTGTTGCTGTTCGTCTACGTCCTCGGCGGTGCGATCCAGACCGGCTCCGGCTCTTACATCGACTACCTGTTGCCGGGAATCCTGCTGATCACGGTGGCGTCGGGGATCTCCTACACCGCGTTCCGGCTGTACTCGGATATGGCCGGTGGGATGGTCGAGCGATTCCAATCCATGCCGATCGCACGCTCGGCGACCCTGTGGGCGCATGTGCTGACCTCGCTACTGGCCAACATGGTGGCGGTGGCCATCGTGGTGCTGGTCGCGGTGGCGATGGGGTTCCGGTCGAGTGCCGGCGTCCTCGGGTGGCTCGCGGTGGCCGGCATCCTCGTCGTCGTCACCCTCGCACTGACCTGGGTCGCGGTGATCCCCGGACTCACCGCGAAGAGTGTCGACGGCGCCAGCGCATTCTCCTACCCGCTGATCTTCCTGCCGTTCATCAGCTCGGCGTTCGTGCCGACCGCGTCGATGCCCGGACCCGTACGGGCCTTCGCCGAGCATCAGCCGGTCACCGCGATCGTGAACAGCATTCGCGCGCTGTTCGCCGGGCAGCCGGTCGGCGGCGACCTCTGGATCGCGCTGGGATGGTGCGTCGGCATCCTGGTGATCGCCTACATCGCCGCGATGGTCGTCTACCGACGCAAGGTGTCGTGA
- a CDS encoding tetratricopeptide repeat protein, producing the protein MSGAVDLSALKERAEAQRAQPQRSAAPGGPPASGPGSPGSASSGSVLDVTEESFETDVLARSTRQLVIVDLWATWCEPCKQLSPVLERMAAAAGGQWVLAKVDVDANPRIAQAFRVQSIPMVVAIAAGQPVAAFNGVRGEQEISSWIDEILSQVGGHLTGVPDADEPEPEATDPRMDAAEELLNAGDFDGALGAYRAIMEAEPDNVEAASAARNLEFVLRAQAHDPAIVETAAAGDVDAQLAAADVLLLAQQPEAAFDRIIEVVRATAGDDRTRARTRLLELFELFDPAEPFVVAARRKLASALF; encoded by the coding sequence ATGTCCGGTGCAGTCGACCTGTCCGCGCTGAAGGAACGCGCGGAAGCCCAACGCGCGCAACCACAGCGTTCCGCAGCTCCCGGCGGACCGCCGGCATCCGGCCCGGGCTCGCCGGGTTCGGCCTCGTCGGGATCGGTGTTGGACGTGACCGAGGAATCCTTCGAGACCGACGTGCTGGCTCGGTCGACACGGCAACTCGTCATCGTCGATCTGTGGGCCACCTGGTGCGAGCCCTGCAAGCAGCTCTCACCGGTGCTCGAGCGTATGGCGGCCGCGGCCGGCGGGCAGTGGGTGCTCGCCAAGGTCGACGTCGACGCCAATCCCCGTATCGCCCAGGCCTTCCGCGTGCAGTCGATCCCGATGGTGGTGGCGATCGCCGCCGGCCAACCGGTCGCCGCGTTCAACGGGGTGCGCGGCGAGCAGGAGATCAGCTCGTGGATCGATGAGATCCTTTCCCAGGTCGGCGGTCACCTCACCGGGGTGCCCGACGCCGACGAGCCGGAGCCCGAGGCCACCGACCCACGCATGGATGCGGCCGAGGAGTTGCTCAACGCCGGGGACTTCGACGGCGCGCTGGGTGCATACCGGGCGATCATGGAGGCCGAGCCCGACAATGTCGAGGCCGCCTCGGCGGCACGCAACCTCGAGTTCGTGCTCCGCGCCCAGGCCCACGATCCCGCCATCGTGGAGACCGCCGCGGCCGGAGACGTCGATGCGCAATTGGCGGCAGCCGATGTGCTCCTGCTCGCCCAGCAGCCCGAGGCGGCATTCGATCGGATCATCGAGGTCGTGCGCGCGACCGCCGGTGACGACCGCACCCGCGCCCGCACCCGGCTGCTCGAGCTCTTCGAGTTGTTCGATCCGGCCGAGCCCTTCGTCGTCGCCGCCCGGCGCAAGCTCGCGAGCGCCCTGTTCTGA
- a CDS encoding thiamine-binding protein: MIVAFSISPSGGDAVDDDGGMSAAVAQAVRVVRESGLPHQTTAMFTYIEGEWDEVMAVVKQATEAVAELAPRVGLMLKADIRPGHTGELAGKVARVDAHLEN, from the coding sequence ATGATCGTCGCATTCAGCATCTCGCCGTCGGGTGGCGACGCCGTCGACGACGACGGCGGCATGAGCGCTGCGGTGGCACAGGCGGTGCGGGTGGTCCGCGAGTCCGGTCTGCCCCATCAGACAACCGCGATGTTCACCTACATCGAGGGTGAGTGGGACGAGGTGATGGCCGTGGTCAAGCAGGCCACCGAGGCGGTCGCCGAACTCGCCCCCCGCGTCGGGCTGATGCTCAAGGCCGACATCCGGCCCGGCCACACCGGCGAACTGGCGGGCAAGGTCGCCCGGGTCGACGCTCATCTGGAGAATTGA